In Pseudomonas sp. MYb327, one DNA window encodes the following:
- a CDS encoding autotransporter outer membrane beta-barrel domain-containing protein, which translates to MTIETKPLYVLAQTISGKMLTILPAFFLMTPSAVAALIVDNRTENVSSTTPSTDYLVRNNGTLNIVQGTTQSIFVESGSTLNISGATITASSGVEGLSITGTSVANINQATVTSETMALTVNRAPGAPQGSTATATDSQFNGGDTGAHITGLSTLNLINTGLTGTASGSSGLNIQGGTVQASAGSRISGDAAGVLMGRDPAGVGTSALKLDGSSATGRNGPAIQVQGGIDASIEVLNGSTLSSANGNLLEVLGASTAAMTVGSSALQGNVRVSDNSTANLTFNQGRMTGDVLVEDDATANVILQNGSQLIGRLNQVDSVTIDASTWTMTGSDTIGELSMAGGTVDFGVATGAFRELNVDTLDGNGTFAMNADFATGAADRLNVTGVANGDFGLEVKATGTDVISDKQLVLVHTAAGPAQFSLVGGRVDLGTWSYDLANSTDSAGGTSWFLNPTTKTVSPGAQSVLALFQTATTISYGEMKSLEGRMGELKSDGNLHGVWVRPFGNKYNVDEESGVAYRQRQQGISLGADTLLGESQWRVGVLAGYSQSDLELDGGTSGNVDSYYFGPYVSWLNADTGYYFDGALKLNHFRNDSDVKLSDGTQTKGDYNNSGVSALVEVGRNIKLADDWFVKPSAQLSAAVIEGADYRLDNGMQADGDRTRSLRGKLGVATGRSFNIDRDTVLQPYARVALVHEFASHDDAQVNGNKLNNSLKGSGFEVGAGVAVSLAKNLRLDAGVDYGKSEKFEQPWAVTLGVSYGF; encoded by the coding sequence ATGACTATCGAGACGAAGCCGTTGTATGTGTTGGCGCAGACGATTTCCGGAAAAATGCTGACAATTTTGCCAGCGTTTTTTTTGATGACCCCATCAGCGGTGGCAGCGTTGATCGTCGATAACAGAACTGAAAACGTCAGCTCGACAACACCGTCGACTGACTATCTGGTTCGCAACAACGGCACGTTGAACATAGTCCAGGGCACCACCCAAAGTATCTTTGTCGAAAGTGGCTCGACGCTGAATATCAGCGGCGCGACCATCACCGCCAGCAGTGGCGTCGAAGGTTTATCGATTACCGGTACCAGCGTGGCGAATATCAATCAGGCTACGGTAACCAGTGAGACCATGGCTCTGACGGTAAACCGTGCGCCCGGAGCCCCACAAGGTTCGACTGCAACGGCGACTGACAGTCAGTTCAATGGGGGTGACACGGGCGCCCACATCACGGGCCTTAGCACCCTGAACCTGATCAATACGGGGCTGACCGGCACCGCTTCGGGAAGCTCGGGTTTGAACATTCAGGGGGGCACTGTGCAAGCGTCGGCGGGTTCCCGTATCAGCGGTGATGCTGCAGGCGTATTGATGGGACGCGACCCTGCAGGCGTGGGCACCAGTGCACTGAAGCTCGATGGCTCGAGCGCTACAGGTCGTAATGGCCCGGCCATACAGGTGCAGGGTGGCATCGACGCCAGCATTGAAGTCTTGAACGGCTCAACCCTGAGCAGCGCCAATGGCAATCTGCTTGAAGTGCTGGGCGCTTCGACGGCAGCCATGACGGTGGGCAGCAGCGCTTTGCAGGGCAACGTGCGGGTGAGCGACAACAGCACGGCCAATCTCACGTTCAACCAAGGTCGCATGACCGGCGATGTGCTGGTCGAGGACGACGCCACTGCCAATGTCATCCTGCAAAACGGTTCGCAGCTCATTGGGCGCTTGAACCAGGTTGATAGCGTGACGATTGATGCCTCCACCTGGACCATGACCGGCAGCGACACCATTGGCGAACTGAGCATGGCGGGCGGCACGGTTGATTTTGGTGTAGCCACCGGCGCATTTCGTGAACTGAACGTCGATACGCTTGATGGCAATGGCACCTTTGCCATGAATGCCGATTTCGCTACGGGTGCCGCCGACCGACTGAATGTCACCGGCGTGGCCAACGGTGATTTCGGGCTGGAGGTCAAAGCCACCGGGACCGATGTCATTTCAGACAAACAATTGGTCCTGGTTCATACGGCTGCCGGTCCTGCGCAATTTTCCCTGGTCGGTGGTCGAGTGGACTTGGGGACCTGGTCTTACGATCTGGCCAACTCCACCGATTCAGCGGGCGGTACCAGCTGGTTCCTGAATCCCACCACCAAAACCGTCAGCCCTGGAGCTCAGTCGGTGTTGGCCTTGTTCCAGACAGCGACCACCATCTCCTACGGCGAGATGAAGTCGCTGGAAGGGCGCATGGGGGAGTTGAAATCGGACGGCAATCTGCATGGAGTATGGGTACGGCCGTTTGGTAACAAGTACAACGTCGATGAAGAGTCGGGCGTTGCTTATCGTCAGCGACAACAGGGCATTTCTCTGGGTGCCGATACCTTGCTGGGCGAAAGCCAATGGAGAGTCGGTGTGCTGGCAGGTTACAGCCAGTCCGACCTGGAGCTTGATGGCGGTACGTCGGGCAATGTCGACAGCTACTACTTCGGTCCATACGTTAGCTGGCTGAATGCTGACACCGGTTACTACTTCGATGGCGCGCTCAAGCTCAACCACTTTCGCAATGATTCCGACGTCAAACTGAGCGATGGCACGCAGACCAAGGGCGATTACAACAACTCCGGCGTGAGCGCGCTGGTGGAAGTGGGCCGCAACATCAAGCTGGCTGATGACTGGTTCGTCAAACCTTCCGCGCAGCTGTCGGCGGCGGTGATCGAGGGTGCGGATTACCGTCTCGATAATGGCATGCAAGCCGACGGTGATCGTACGCGTTCCTTGCGCGGCAAACTGGGCGTCGCCACCGGTCGTAGCTTTAACATCGATCGCGATACCGTCTTGCAACCTTATGCACGTGTTGCGTTGGTTCATGAGTTTGCCAGTCATGATGATGCGCAGGTCAATGGCAACAAGCTCAATAACAGCCTGAAAGGTAGCGGCTTCGAAGTGGGTGCAGGCGTTGCGGTTTCCCTCGCGAAAAACCTGCGTCTGGATGCCGGCGTCGACTATGGCAAAAGTGAAAAATTCGAACAGCCATGGGCGGTAACGTTGGGAGTGAGTTACGGGTTCTAG
- a CDS encoding YecA family protein, translating to MSFAEQLTRLQVFLDADELHDEALDYVAAHGYLTALSICSEVVPDREWIDALFAEEPHYSGEAQREEIEATLIGLKAHIARQLASDEEFELPCDLDLGDDPDDSELRGWCIGFMEGVFLREEAWFETAEDEVSEMLLPIMVGSGLFDEQPEFSDIAADANLMDDMIVQIPEALTALYLLCNAPDEKPAILKPRHH from the coding sequence ATGTCCTTCGCTGAGCAATTAACCCGCCTGCAAGTCTTCCTCGACGCCGATGAACTGCATGACGAGGCGCTGGACTACGTGGCCGCTCACGGCTACCTCACCGCGCTTTCCATCTGTTCCGAGGTGGTGCCTGATCGAGAGTGGATCGACGCCCTCTTCGCCGAAGAGCCGCACTACAGCGGCGAAGCCCAACGCGAAGAAATCGAAGCCACCCTAATCGGCCTCAAGGCTCACATCGCCCGCCAACTGGCCTCCGATGAAGAGTTCGAGCTGCCATGCGACCTCGACCTGGGCGACGATCCGGACGATTCCGAACTGCGCGGCTGGTGCATCGGCTTCATGGAAGGCGTGTTCCTGCGTGAAGAAGCCTGGTTCGAAACCGCCGAAGACGAAGTCAGCGAAATGCTGCTGCCGATCATGGTCGGTTCGGGCCTGTTCGACGAGCAACCGGAGTTCTCCGACATTGCCGCCGACGCCAACCTGATGGACGACATGATCGTGCAGATCCCGGAAGCCCTGACTGCGCTGTACCTGCTGTGCAACGCACCAGACGAAAAACCGGCGATCCTCAAGCCACGTCACCACTAA
- a CDS encoding YbaN family protein: MDNPIGNRSLMLRYVLLAIGWLSVVLGVIGIFLPVLPTTPFLLLAAACFARSSPRFYHWLVDHPRLGPWIRDYLDGNGIPLKGKVYAIGLMWVSILFSCYLVPMPWARGFMLTSAVLVTIYILKQKTLRKS, from the coding sequence ATGGACAACCCCATAGGCAACCGCTCCCTGATGTTGCGCTACGTGCTGCTGGCCATTGGCTGGCTAAGCGTAGTGCTGGGAGTGATCGGGATTTTCCTGCCGGTGCTGCCCACCACTCCTTTCCTGTTACTGGCGGCCGCGTGCTTCGCCCGCAGCTCCCCGCGTTTTTACCATTGGCTGGTAGATCACCCTCGACTCGGGCCATGGATACGCGACTACCTCGATGGCAATGGAATTCCGCTCAAGGGCAAGGTCTACGCCATCGGCCTGATGTGGGTGAGCATTCTGTTTTCCTGCTACCTGGTGCCCATGCCCTGGGCACGCGGGTTCATGCTGACCAGTGCGGTGCTGGTGACGATTTACATCCTCAAGCAAAAAACCTTGCGCAAGTCCTGA
- a CDS encoding retention module-containing protein: MATLIGIVSKVIGQVFAVGSDGTRRALVEGDRLFAGDQLNTGAEGAVAVHLQNGQELTLGRGSSLQMTPQLLANQSPHVDTSETVAPSQEQLTDVEQLQKAIAAGDDPTQTAEATAAGPGSTGPADGTAGGGHSFVMLEEVGGRVDPNIGFPSAGFSIIPEFPEARRDGDDNGDGTPAAVVTPPIITPPDVTPPVNNPVTLNGLSIEGGELTVKEANLSDGSASNSGALTQNGTFTVNAPDGLTSLSIGGINVINGGVAAGFPQSITTALGSTLTITGYNPATGVVSYSYTLNGSETHTTGDGTSLSEHFPVVVGDSNGDTATGSLDVNITDDVPQAIDDNNASTASENLLTLNGNVLTNDVQGADRVAIGPDSGPITPGTFTGTYGTLVLNANGTYTYTLNTSDADFKALHGGGDGTETFTYTLTDADGDSSTANLVLQIHNNDDPVSIDGLNIEGGELTIYEKNLGDGSSPDAPPLTQNGTFTVTALDGVQTLTVGGIAVVTGGVSAGFPQSVTTPLGSTLTITGYDATTGVVSYSYTLANPEAHPSADGANTLPEHFAVTVVDDNGTTANGSLDVNIVDDVPKAVDDNNASTASETLPTLNGNVLSNDVQGADRVATGPNSGPITPGTFTGTYGTLVLNANGTYTYTLNTSDADFKALHGNGNGTETFTYALTDADGDTSTANLVLNIHNNDDGVTLNGLNVPGGELTVYEKNLTYGTEPDAPALTQSGTFTVTALDGLQTLTVGGIAVVSGGVAAGFPQHTTTGTGATFTITGFDPATGEVSYSYTLNFTDRNHPNADGANSVSENFTVVATDADGSTATGQINVNIVDDLPTANPDAVSVAEGGVVTGNVLWNDVGGADGPAAGGGVVGVRVGSDTSTPVIGGLNSQINGTYGYLTLDAQGNAEYHSYPNAVSGPGATDVFTYTLRDADGDESTSTITIDVNNSCIRAVSDTDVTVYEKALDLNQSGQDLAAGTVTGSDPSHTGETASGTLVGSVFGANGAVTYTLVGSATGNFGQLQLNPNGTYTYTLTSPASTTPHADDGANTLSETFTYQATDSLGNSVTSTIVVNIVDDVPKATHDSNDLAAAETQLSLTGNVLSNDVQGADVVATGPNSGPITPGTFVGTYGNLVLNANGTYTYTLNTSDADFKALHGNGNGTETFTYTLTDADGDTSTANLVLNIHNNDDGVTLNGLDVPGGELTVYEKNLTYGTEPDAPALTQSGTFTVTALDGLQTLTVGGIAVVSGGVAAGFPQHTTTGTGATFTITGFDSTTGEVSYSYTLNYTDRDHPNADGANSVSENFTVVATDADGSTATGQINVNIVDDLPTANPDAVSVAEGGVVTGNVLWNDVGGADGPAAGGGVVGVRVGSDTSTPVIGGLNSQINGTYGYLTLDAQGNAEYHSYPNGVSGPGATDVFTYTLRDADGDESTSTITIDVNNSCIRAVSDTDVTVYEKALDTVKDGQDLSAGYALGSEPGHTGETASGTLVGSVFGASGNVTYTLVGGTYGNYGQILLNPNGTYNYTLTNPVNTTPHANDGANTLSESFTYQATDALGNSVTSTIVINIVDDVPTAHADAIPVSEGGVVTGNVLWNDVGGADGPTAGGGVVGVRAGSDTSTPALGGLNSPINGTYGYLTLDSHGNAEYHSYPNGVSGPGASDVFTYTLRDADGDESTTTITIDVNNNCISAFSDTDVTVYEKALDLSKDGQDLGAGSVIGSEPGHTGETASGTLVGSVFGASGAVTYTLVGSATGNFGQILLNPNGTYTYTLTSAPKTSPGANDGANTLSESFTYKATDALGNSTTSTIVVNIVDDIPKAVASERSVSAAEIDSNLLLVIDVSGSMADASGVAGYSRLALAKQAISALLDKYDDLGDVKVQIVTFSSGATDKTPIWVDVATAKSIISGLTAGGNTDYDAAVAMAKTAFGTSGKLTGAQNVGYFFSDGKPNEGDIGTQDEASWKAFLENNAIKNYAIGLGSGVSNSNLDPVAYDGSTKTNTNAVVVTDLNQLNSVLSGTVVGAPVTGSLLGEGGTFGADGGFIKSITIDGTTYTYDPKGLSNQGSLISSGGINKGTFNTINNSLSVATNGKGTLVVNLDTGEYSYVSQKATSVLITENIGFTVSDKDGDLASSNLVVKVVPNAAPVAFDDHIITNVLSNNLTVPGELLLANDTDSNSDSLSPSSTSFNTGWISKAADFTGTGSLVVTGTNSGTAANQNLGNVRTAFAANAATMTAVLVVSGYLGAASNAQSNVNDEDRFTVNLKQGETLNLNHNLDAGHVAMEYSLNGGSWINLADGQTLTASADGTYQIHITNIANTSGSTPNAAENYQLTMTLNYAGGHDIAPDYHGSYSASDSHGGSDSANVSISYQDSHTLTGTAGNDTLIAGDGDNILNAGDGNDILTAGNGNNELHGGAGDDLLYSGAGNDLLDGGTGTDTASYAHATAGVKVDLSLLTAQNTLGAGTDTLTGIENLTGSNFNDTLTGDNNSNVITGGLGNDILNGGGGDDFLIGGLGNNTLTGGSGADTFEWLKGNSGHDVITDFAPGTDKLDLSQLLQGENGTTASLDDYLHFTVSGSGASVMTSIDVSAMAGAAPNQTIDLAGVNLASHYGVTPGAGGVIGGADTATIINGMLNDHSLKVDTV, translated from the coding sequence GGCGCGGTGGCGGTGCACCTGCAGAATGGCCAGGAACTGACCCTCGGCCGTGGCAGCAGCTTGCAAATGACTCCGCAGTTGCTGGCGAATCAATCGCCCCATGTAGACACCTCGGAAACAGTCGCGCCAAGCCAGGAGCAACTGACTGACGTCGAACAGCTGCAAAAAGCCATTGCGGCCGGCGATGACCCGACGCAGACCGCTGAAGCCACGGCGGCCGGTCCGGGTTCGACCGGGCCCGCTGACGGGACGGCGGGAGGCGGCCACAGTTTCGTCATGCTCGAGGAAGTGGGCGGGCGGGTCGATCCGAACATTGGTTTTCCAAGCGCCGGTTTCAGCATCATTCCCGAGTTTCCCGAAGCGCGACGCGACGGCGATGACAACGGCGACGGCACGCCGGCGGCAGTGGTAACGCCCCCGATTATCACTCCCCCTGACGTTACGCCTCCCGTCAATAATCCTGTCACTCTCAACGGCCTGTCGATCGAGGGCGGCGAACTGACGGTCAAGGAAGCCAACCTCTCTGACGGTTCGGCGAGCAATTCCGGTGCTCTGACCCAGAACGGCACATTCACCGTCAACGCGCCTGACGGCCTGACCAGTCTGAGCATTGGCGGAATCAACGTGATCAACGGTGGTGTGGCCGCCGGTTTCCCTCAGTCGATCACCACTGCGCTGGGCAGCACGCTGACCATCACCGGGTACAACCCGGCCACGGGCGTGGTGAGTTACAGCTACACGCTCAATGGCAGTGAAACGCATACGACTGGTGACGGCACCAGTCTCAGCGAACATTTCCCCGTGGTGGTCGGCGACAGCAACGGCGACACGGCCACTGGCTCCCTGGACGTCAACATCACCGACGATGTGCCTCAAGCGATCGACGACAACAATGCTTCGACGGCTTCGGAAAACCTGCTGACGCTGAACGGCAACGTGTTGACCAATGACGTGCAAGGCGCAGATCGTGTGGCGATCGGCCCTGACAGCGGCCCGATCACCCCCGGCACCTTCACCGGCACCTACGGTACTTTGGTGCTGAACGCCAACGGCACTTACACCTACACCCTTAACACCAGCGACGCCGACTTCAAAGCCCTGCACGGCGGTGGCGACGGTACCGAGACCTTCACCTACACCCTGACCGATGCCGACGGCGACAGCAGCACCGCGAACCTGGTTTTGCAGATCCACAACAACGACGACCCGGTCTCGATTGATGGCCTGAACATCGAAGGGGGTGAACTCACGATTTATGAGAAAAACCTCGGCGATGGCAGCAGCCCGGACGCTCCGCCCCTTACCCAAAACGGCACCTTCACCGTCACGGCCCTCGACGGAGTGCAGACCCTGACCGTGGGCGGCATCGCCGTGGTCACTGGCGGTGTCAGCGCAGGCTTCCCGCAGTCGGTTACCACTCCGTTGGGTAGCACGTTGACCATCACCGGCTACGACGCGACCACTGGCGTGGTCAGCTACAGCTACACCCTGGCGAATCCCGAGGCTCACCCGAGCGCCGACGGTGCCAACACGCTCCCTGAACATTTCGCCGTCACTGTGGTTGACGATAACGGCACCACCGCCAATGGCAGCCTGGACGTCAACATCGTCGACGACGTGCCGAAAGCAGTTGATGACAACAATGCCTCGACCGCTTCGGAAACCTTGCCGACGCTGAACGGCAACGTGTTGAGCAACGACGTGCAAGGCGCGGACCGTGTGGCGACCGGCCCTAATAGCGGCCCGATCACCCCCGGCACCTTCACCGGCACTTACGGCACTCTGGTGCTGAACGCCAACGGCACTTACACCTACACCCTGAACACCAGCGACGCCGACTTCAAAGCCCTGCACGGCAATGGCAACGGCACCGAGACCTTCACCTACGCCCTGACCGATGCCGACGGCGATACCAGCACCGCGAACCTGGTGCTGAACATCCACAACAACGATGACGGCGTAACGCTCAACGGCCTCAATGTGCCTGGCGGCGAGCTGACGGTTTACGAAAAAAACCTCACCTACGGCACCGAGCCCGATGCCCCGGCCCTGACCCAGAGCGGGACCTTCACGGTGACTGCGCTGGATGGCCTGCAAACCCTGACGGTGGGCGGTATTGCGGTGGTCAGCGGCGGCGTGGCGGCAGGCTTCCCGCAACACACCACCACCGGCACCGGCGCGACCTTCACCATCACCGGTTTTGATCCGGCCACTGGCGAGGTGAGCTACAGCTACACCCTCAATTTTACCGACCGCAACCACCCCAACGCCGACGGCGCCAACAGCGTCAGCGAGAACTTCACCGTCGTCGCCACCGACGCCGATGGCAGCACGGCGACCGGGCAGATCAACGTCAACATCGTCGACGACCTGCCGACCGCCAACCCTGACGCGGTCTCGGTCGCGGAGGGCGGTGTGGTCACCGGCAACGTGCTGTGGAACGACGTCGGCGGCGCCGATGGCCCGGCCGCCGGTGGTGGCGTGGTCGGCGTGCGCGTCGGTTCCGACACGTCGACCCCGGTCATCGGCGGCCTCAACAGCCAAATCAACGGCACCTACGGCTACCTGACGCTGGACGCCCAGGGCAACGCCGAATACCACAGCTACCCGAACGCGGTAAGCGGTCCCGGTGCGACCGACGTGTTCACCTACACCTTGCGCGATGCCGACGGTGACGAAAGCACCAGCACGATCACCATCGACGTGAACAACAGCTGCATCCGCGCGGTCAGCGACACCGACGTGACCGTCTATGAAAAAGCCCTCGACCTGAACCAAAGCGGCCAGGACCTGGCTGCCGGTACCGTCACCGGCAGCGACCCAAGCCACACTGGCGAAACCGCCAGCGGCACCTTGGTCGGTTCGGTCTTCGGTGCCAACGGCGCCGTCACCTACACCTTGGTTGGCAGCGCCACCGGTAATTTCGGCCAGCTCCAGCTCAACCCGAACGGCACCTACACCTACACCCTGACTTCGCCGGCCAGCACTACGCCGCACGCGGACGACGGCGCCAACACCCTGAGCGAAACCTTCACCTACCAGGCCACCGACTCCCTGGGCAACAGCGTGACCAGCACCATCGTGGTCAACATCGTCGATGACGTGCCGAAAGCCACGCACGACAGCAACGACTTGGCCGCGGCGGAAACCCAACTGAGCCTGACCGGCAACGTCCTGAGCAACGACGTGCAAGGCGCCGATGTCGTGGCAACCGGCCCGAACAGTGGCCCGATCACTCCCGGCACGTTTGTCGGCACCTATGGCAACCTGGTGCTGAACGCCAACGGCACTTACACCTACACCCTCAACACCAGCGACGCCGACTTCAAAGCCCTGCACGGCAATGGCAACGGCACCGAGACCTTCACCTACACCCTGACCGATGCCGACGGCGATACCAGCACCGCGAACCTGGTGCTGAACATCCACAACAACGATGACGGCGTAACGCTCAACGGCCTCGACGTGCCTGGCGGCGAGCTGACGGTCTACGAGAAAAACCTCACCTACGGCACCGAGCCCGATGCCCCGGCCCTGACCCAGAGCGGGACCTTCACCGTCACCGCACTGGATGGCCTGCAAACCCTGACGGTGGGCGGTATTGCGGTGGTCAGCGGCGGCGTGGCGGCAGGCTTCCCGCAACACACCACCACCGGCACCGGCGCGACCTTCACCATCACCGGTTTTGATTCGACCACCGGCGAGGTGAGCTACAGCTACACCCTCAATTACACCGACCGTGATCATCCCAACGCCGACGGCGCCAACAGCGTCAGCGAGAACTTCACCGTCGTCGCCACCGACGCCGATGGCAGCACGGCGACCGGGCAGATCAACGTCAACATCGTCGACGACCTGCCGACCGCCAACCCTGACGCGGTCTCGGTTGCGGAGGGCGGTGTGGTCACCGGCAACGTGCTGTGGAACGACGTCGGCGGCGCCGATGGCCCGGCCGCCGGTGGTGGCGTGGTCGGCGTGCGCGTCGGTTCCGACACGTCGACCCCGGTCATTGGCGGCCTCAACAGCCAAATCAACGGCACCTACGGCTACCTGACGCTGGACGCTCAAGGCAACGCCGAGTACCACAGTTATCCGAACGGCGTGAGCGGCCCCGGTGCGACCGACGTGTTCACCTACACCTTGCGCGATGCCGACGGTGACGAAAGCACCAGCACGATCACCATCGACGTGAACAACAGCTGCATCCGCGCGGTCAGCGACACCGACGTGACCGTCTACGAAAAAGCCCTCGACACGGTTAAGGATGGCCAGGATCTTTCGGCTGGCTACGCCCTCGGTAGCGAGCCAGGCCATACCGGCGAAACTGCCAGCGGCACGCTGGTGGGTTCGGTCTTCGGTGCCAGCGGTAATGTCACCTACACCCTGGTCGGCGGCACATACGGGAACTACGGGCAGATCCTGCTCAACCCCAACGGCACCTACAACTACACCCTGACCAACCCGGTCAACACCACGCCGCACGCGAATGATGGTGCCAATACCCTGAGCGAGTCTTTCACCTACCAGGCCACCGACGCGCTGGGCAACAGCGTCACCAGTACCATCGTGATCAACATTGTCGACGACGTGCCTACAGCACACGCCGATGCGATTCCGGTCTCGGAGGGTGGCGTGGTCACCGGCAACGTGTTGTGGAACGACGTCGGTGGCGCCGATGGCCCGACGGCGGGCGGTGGCGTAGTCGGCGTCCGCGCCGGTTCCGACACCTCGACCCCGGCACTCGGCGGTCTCAACAGCCCGATCAATGGCACCTACGGCTACCTGACGCTGGACTCTCATGGCAACGCCGAGTACCACAGCTATCCGAACGGCGTGAGCGGCCCGGGTGCGAGCGACGTGTTCACCTACACCTTGCGCGACGCCGACGGTGATGAAAGCACCACCACCATCACCATCGACGTGAACAACAACTGCATCAGCGCGTTCAGCGACACTGACGTTACTGTCTACGAAAAAGCCCTCGACCTGAGCAAGGATGGCCAGGACCTGGGCGCCGGCAGCGTCATCGGCAGTGAGCCGGGCCACACCGGCGAAACCGCCAGCGGCACGCTGGTCGGTTCAGTCTTCGGTGCCAGCGGCGCCGTTACCTACACCCTGGTCGGCAGTGCCACCGGCAATTTCGGCCAGATCCTGCTCAACCCCAACGGCACTTACACCTACACCCTGACCTCGGCACCGAAGACCTCGCCGGGTGCCAATGACGGTGCCAATACCCTGAGCGAAAGTTTCACCTACAAAGCCACCGATGCACTGGGCAACAGCACCACCAGCACCATCGTGGTCAATATTGTCGATGACATTCCCAAAGCCGTGGCTTCGGAGCGTTCAGTGTCAGCCGCGGAAATAGATTCCAACCTGCTGCTGGTGATCGACGTGTCCGGCAGTATGGCCGACGCCTCAGGCGTCGCGGGTTACTCGCGACTGGCACTGGCCAAGCAGGCGATCAGTGCCTTGCTCGACAAGTACGACGACCTCGGCGATGTCAAAGTGCAGATCGTTACCTTCAGCAGCGGCGCCACCGACAAGACGCCGATCTGGGTCGATGTCGCGACGGCCAAGTCGATCATCTCCGGCCTGACGGCGGGCGGTAACACCGATTACGACGCCGCCGTGGCGATGGCGAAAACCGCGTTCGGCACCAGTGGCAAACTCACCGGGGCGCAAAACGTCGGGTATTTCTTCTCGGATGGCAAACCCAACGAAGGGGATATCGGTACTCAGGATGAAGCGTCCTGGAAAGCCTTCCTCGAAAACAATGCGATCAAGAATTACGCGATTGGCCTGGGCAGCGGTGTCAGCAACAGCAACCTCGATCCCGTGGCGTATGACGGCAGCACCAAGACCAATACCAACGCGGTGGTGGTGACCGATCTCAATCAACTGAACTCGGTGTTGTCCGGCACCGTGGTTGGCGCACCGGTGACTGGTTCGCTGCTGGGCGAGGGCGGTACGTTCGGTGCTGATGGCGGTTTCATTAAATCCATCACCATCGACGGCACCACCTACACCTATGACCCTAAAGGCCTCAGTAATCAGGGTTCTCTGATTTCCAGCGGCGGCATTAATAAAGGCACTTTCAACACGATTAACAACTCGCTGAGCGTCGCCACTAATGGCAAGGGCACCCTGGTGGTGAACCTCGATACCGGCGAATACAGCTACGTTTCGCAGAAAGCCACGTCGGTGTTGATCACCGAAAACATCGGCTTCACGGTCAGCGACAAGGATGGCGATCTCGCCAGTTCGAACCTGGTGGTCAAGGTCGTTCCGAACGCGGCTCCGGTGGCATTCGATGATCACATCATCACCAACGTGCTCTCGAACAATTTGACGGTGCCGGGCGAATTGTTGCTGGCCAACGACACTGATTCCAATAGCGATTCGCTCAGCCCATCGTCGACCAGCTTCAACACCGGCTGGATTTCCAAGGCTGCGGACTTCACCGGCACTGGTTCCCTCGTCGTCACCGGCACCAATTCCGGCACGGCGGCCAACCAGAACCTAGGCAACGTACGCACCGCCTTCGCGGCCAATGCCGCGACCATGACCGCCGTGCTGGTGGTCAGTGGTTACCTGGGGGCGGCTAGCAACGCCCAATCCAACGTCAACGATGAGGACCGCTTCACCGTAAACCTGAAGCAAGGTGAAACCCTCAACCTGAATCACAACCTCGATGCCGGGCATGTGGCCATGGAGTATTCGCTCAACGGCGGGTCATGGATCAACCTCGCGGACGGGCAAACCCTCACAGCATCCGCGGATGGGACTTACCAGATCCACATCACCAACATCGCCAACACCAGTGGCAGCACCCCCAATGCGGCGGAAAACTACCAACTGACCATGACCCTCAACTACGCCGGTGGTCACGACATCGCCCCGGACTACCACGGCAGCTACTCTGCCAGTGACAGCCATGGCGGCAGCGACAGTGCCAACGTGTCCATCAGCTATCAGGACAGCCATACCCTCACCGGGACGGCGGGCAATGACACGCTGATCGCGGGCGATGGCGACAATATCCTCAACGCCGGTGACGGTAACGACATCCTCACTGCGGGCAACGGCAACAACGAATTGCATGGCGGCGCTGGCGACGACTTGCTGTACAGCGGCGCGGGCAACGACCTGCTCGACGGTGGCACGGGCACCGATACCGCCAGCTACGCCCATGCCACGGCCGGGGTCAAAGTCGACCTGAGCCTGCTCACCGCGCAGAACACCCTTGGCGCCGGGACTGACACCCTGACCGGGATCGAAAACCTCACAGGCTCCAACTTCAACGACACCCTCACCGGAGACAACAACAGCAACGTCATCACCGGTGGCCTGGGCAACGACATACTCAACGGCGGAGGCGGCGATGACTTCCTGATCGGCGGCCTGGGCAACAACACACTTACCGGCGGCAGCGGAGCCGACACCTTCGAGTGGCTCAAGGGCAATAGCGGACACGATGTCATCACCGACTTCGCGCCCGGCACCGACAAGCTCGACCTGTCGCAACTGCTGCAAGGGGAAAATGGCACGACGGCATCGCTGGATGACTACCTGCACTTCACCGTCAGTGGCAGCGGCGCGTCAGTGATGACCAGCATCGACGTCAGCGCCATGGCCGGCGCGGCACCGAACCAGACGATCGATCTGGCGGGCGTTAACCTGGCCAGTCATTACGGGGTGACGCCAGGGGCAGGCGGGGTGATTGGTGGTGCGGATACCGCGACCATCATCAACGGCATGCTCAATGATCACTCGTTGAAGGTGGACACCGTGTAA